Proteins found in one Legionella pneumophila subsp. pascullei genomic segment:
- a CDS encoding diacylglycerol/lipid kinase family protein: protein MTDIAVIINNQAKNAHRMEDYLSELRAHGIDYQLYEADPQQLENNIQHCCSKYPLLLIGGGDGTVRSAAQWCTNTSVVLGVLPLGTMNHFSKELNLPSTTEELITAIQEKITTTIDVAEVNGHIFINNSSVGFYSKLAKNRDYYTNFYNKWLTYIPSFIKALLYHSSYALLIKNKELDISIRTSFFMVSNNCYTYEFPLKFIRESFQKEKLGIYYYKRRKLHLFKFFIDFLTNKDRFEIMQTRLPLKVDVLHKNKITISLDGDTLAITPPLYYKILPKSLKLLTKKI from the coding sequence ATGACAGACATTGCGGTTATTATCAATAATCAAGCTAAAAATGCACACCGAATGGAAGATTATTTATCCGAACTCAGAGCGCATGGCATTGATTATCAATTATACGAAGCAGACCCCCAACAATTGGAAAATAATATTCAGCATTGTTGCTCAAAATACCCTTTACTATTAATCGGGGGTGGAGACGGCACTGTTCGGAGTGCTGCGCAATGGTGTACCAATACTTCTGTTGTTCTTGGAGTGCTTCCTTTGGGAACTATGAATCATTTTTCCAAAGAGCTGAATTTACCGTCAACAACTGAGGAATTAATAACAGCAATCCAGGAAAAAATAACGACCACGATTGACGTAGCAGAAGTCAATGGCCATATCTTTATTAATAATTCTTCAGTCGGCTTTTATTCCAAATTAGCAAAAAATCGTGATTATTATACAAATTTTTATAATAAATGGCTTACTTATATTCCCAGTTTTATCAAAGCCTTGTTATACCACAGCTCTTATGCTTTATTAATAAAAAATAAGGAACTTGATATATCAATACGTACTTCTTTTTTTATGGTGAGCAACAATTGCTATACCTATGAATTTCCTCTCAAATTCATTCGAGAAAGTTTTCAAAAAGAGAAGTTGGGTATTTATTATTACAAACGTAGAAAATTGCATTTATTCAAATTTTTCATTGATTTCTTAACGAATAAGGATCGTTTTGAAATAATGCAGACACGATTACCTCTGAAGGTCGATGTTCTTCATAAAAATAAAATTACCATATCTTTAGATGGAGACACACTGGCTATAACCCCACCTCTTTATTATAAAATTTTACCTAAATCACTGAAACTACTGACTAAAAAAATATGA
- a CDS encoding metallophosphoesterase family protein — MKIIHISDLHFGIHQPKVLNKFVQEIALNKPDLILISGDLTQRGLSYQYREFCSFLNQLPVKALTVPGNHDIPLYNFVARFMSPFRHYKRYINPDITITFENDFVRILGVNSVNPLQLKDGKLSHETLNRIKRYFKPDDEKLNLLFFHHNFDYMEGLHKPLANAQTLLSFLKQSTIHLVCTGHLHYAHLSLIAKNNGYPCLALHAGSLLCSRSKDNLNSYYVIEANQKKCQITWRVFDQEHFTDRSIYFIDFNKKNTSFEHLNPVTDDA; from the coding sequence ATGAAAATTATCCATATTTCTGATTTGCATTTTGGGATACATCAACCTAAGGTTTTAAATAAATTTGTTCAGGAAATTGCCCTCAATAAACCAGATCTTATTCTTATTTCAGGAGACTTGACTCAACGAGGACTCTCGTATCAATACCGGGAGTTTTGCTCATTTTTAAATCAACTACCAGTTAAAGCACTTACTGTTCCGGGCAACCATGATATTCCGCTTTATAACTTTGTGGCGCGGTTTATGTCCCCTTTTCGCCATTACAAACGCTACATTAATCCAGATATAACCATTACCTTTGAAAACGATTTTGTACGAATTTTGGGAGTTAATAGTGTCAATCCCTTGCAATTAAAGGATGGAAAACTATCTCATGAAACATTGAATAGGATTAAAAGATATTTTAAACCGGATGATGAAAAATTAAATTTGCTCTTTTTTCACCATAATTTTGATTATATGGAAGGATTACACAAGCCATTAGCGAATGCTCAAACACTTTTAAGCTTTTTAAAGCAAAGTACCATTCATTTGGTGTGTACAGGTCATCTACACTATGCTCATTTAAGTTTAATAGCGAAAAATAATGGCTACCCCTGCTTGGCGCTGCATGCGGGCTCATTACTGTGCTCACGAAGCAAAGATAATTTAAACAGCTATTATGTGATTGAAGCGAATCAGAAAAAGTGCCAAATTACCTGGCGTGTATTTGATCAAGAACACTTTACTGATCGCTCCATCTATTTTATTGATTTTAATAAAAAAAATACGTCATTTGAGCACCTAAATCCAGTCACAGATGATGCTTGA
- a CDS encoding TRAP transporter large permease subunit: protein MSFYIQLASLSIIILYVLLLFRNVDPLVATAVCVGLGFLWNISTPIDIGNAMADALGSFMALVGFIIMLGRGLGEVLTHTQVSHTLVHQIVYGVGVNTQRRAKIGIVLSSFIIVGLLGTLAGGLAILAPSLRPIAGSVGLSRPSLAVLMQASAEEALILGPFAPPVVTLLGVTGLSYGTVFLYASLPIAVVTLITTWFMASRLQKLYINEPCEDENSTEPFTPNRQQKRATLIFLISFLFCVVYGLFTQAKTSYVIFVMLFLALITGLSCRLGLKQIFNLLFEGMQKSLHLFFLFILFDPFMALIHQAGGFNALTELLTPLINLGGKPVLSILIGFTGAFGMPGAAEATIKMLHQLFSPSVLQMQLPLITFALCMLFATRVTNYAYPGANMFAAMGFAGSENVKAMIQNGLVVTGVQVAFLIVYSLFIP from the coding sequence ATGTCTTTCTACATTCAGCTAGCCAGTTTATCCATTATTATTCTTTATGTTTTGCTGTTATTTCGTAACGTTGATCCATTAGTAGCGACAGCTGTTTGCGTTGGGCTAGGTTTTTTGTGGAATATAAGCACCCCAATTGACATAGGGAATGCCATGGCTGATGCCTTGGGTTCATTTATGGCTTTGGTTGGTTTTATCATCATGTTAGGTCGAGGGTTGGGCGAAGTTTTAACGCATACCCAGGTAAGTCATACTTTAGTGCACCAAATTGTTTATGGAGTCGGGGTTAATACTCAGCGACGCGCTAAAATTGGTATAGTCCTCTCATCCTTTATTATTGTTGGTTTGCTGGGAACATTAGCGGGAGGCTTAGCTATCCTGGCCCCCAGTTTGCGTCCTATTGCAGGGTCAGTAGGCTTGTCACGTCCCAGTTTGGCGGTACTCATGCAAGCTTCAGCTGAAGAGGCTTTAATTTTGGGGCCTTTTGCTCCCCCAGTTGTAACCTTGCTTGGTGTCACTGGATTAAGTTATGGGACAGTATTTCTTTACGCTTCGCTCCCAATTGCTGTAGTGACTTTAATTACCACCTGGTTTATGGCTTCACGATTACAAAAATTATACATCAATGAGCCCTGCGAAGACGAGAACAGCACTGAGCCTTTTACTCCCAATAGACAACAAAAAAGGGCTACATTAATTTTTCTGATTTCCTTTTTGTTTTGTGTTGTCTATGGTTTATTTACTCAAGCGAAAACCTCTTATGTGATCTTTGTCATGTTATTTCTGGCGCTGATTACCGGATTATCCTGTCGACTCGGTTTGAAACAAATTTTTAACCTGTTGTTTGAAGGAATGCAAAAAAGCTTGCATCTCTTCTTTTTGTTTATTTTATTTGATCCTTTTATGGCACTAATCCATCAAGCTGGAGGATTTAATGCATTAACTGAGTTATTAACACCATTAATTAACCTGGGAGGGAAACCAGTATTATCGATCTTAATAGGATTTACCGGCGCTTTTGGTATGCCAGGCGCTGCAGAAGCAACCATCAAAATGCTTCACCAGCTCTTTAGCCCCTCTGTCCTCCAGATGCAATTGCCTCTTATCACTTTTGCTTTGTGCATGCTCTTTGCAACTCGCGTCACAAATTACGCTTACCCTGGCGCCAATATGTTCGCGGCAATGGGTTTTGCTGGAAGTGAGAATGTCAAAGCCATGATACAAAATGGCCTTGTAGTGACTGGCGTCCAGGTTGCATTTTTAATTGTTTATAGTTTATTCATACCCTGA
- a CDS encoding dipeptide epimerase translates to MNIKEIHIAQLTIPLSRPFITAVRRTECVDDVVVLIKTDCGKIGYGSAASTPAITGDSTKSIITAIKDALGPHLIGRNIAEFNLLLQMNDQAIGGNSSAKAAIDIALHDLFAQYCGLPLYRLLGGNTNCIDSCITISVKEVDEMVSDAVDLIQQGHKTLKIKLGLNPVDDIKRVQTIRQAVGNDITLLVDANQGWSYEDALKVIAAFKKENLNIPLVEQPISARNLPDLKVIRDQVDCAIIADEACFSPEDALNMAKINACDGVNIKLMKSGGLEKAQAIYHIAQAAKMQIMVGCMLESPIGVAAIASFALSKPDISYADLDPIFLIRENYILGGAQSLSNKIILADKPGLGIEGITQGLNLIGVIR, encoded by the coding sequence TTGAATATTAAAGAAATCCATATCGCACAACTCACTATTCCATTAAGTCGCCCGTTTATTACTGCGGTGAGGCGTACCGAATGCGTTGATGATGTAGTGGTATTAATAAAAACAGATTGCGGAAAGATTGGTTATGGTTCAGCAGCATCGACTCCAGCGATAACTGGAGACAGTACGAAATCCATTATCACTGCCATTAAAGATGCCTTGGGCCCACATCTTATCGGACGTAATATTGCCGAATTCAATTTATTACTGCAAATGAATGATCAGGCTATAGGAGGTAACTCGTCAGCCAAGGCTGCTATCGATATCGCTTTACACGATTTATTTGCCCAATATTGTGGTTTGCCTCTCTATAGATTGTTGGGAGGAAATACCAATTGTATCGATTCGTGTATTACGATAAGCGTCAAAGAAGTTGATGAGATGGTGAGTGATGCCGTTGATTTGATTCAGCAGGGGCACAAAACCCTGAAAATTAAATTAGGATTAAATCCAGTTGACGATATAAAACGAGTTCAGACTATACGTCAGGCTGTGGGCAATGATATTACTCTGCTGGTCGATGCAAATCAGGGATGGTCTTATGAGGACGCATTAAAGGTCATCGCTGCTTTCAAAAAAGAGAATTTGAATATTCCTTTGGTGGAACAACCGATTAGTGCTCGAAATCTGCCCGATTTAAAGGTGATTAGAGATCAGGTTGATTGTGCAATTATCGCTGACGAAGCATGTTTTTCCCCAGAAGACGCATTGAATATGGCAAAAATTAATGCTTGCGATGGAGTTAATATAAAGTTGATGAAATCAGGAGGCCTTGAAAAGGCTCAAGCAATTTATCACATTGCTCAGGCGGCAAAAATGCAAATCATGGTGGGATGTATGCTGGAATCGCCGATTGGAGTCGCCGCTATAGCCAGTTTTGCATTAAGTAAGCCCGATATTTCTTATGCAGATCTCGATCCTATTTTTTTGATCCGTGAGAATTATATTCTTGGTGGGGCACAAAGTCTCAGCAATAAAATTATCCTGGCAGACAAACCGGGATTAGGGATTGAAGGCATCACACAGGGACTGAATCTAATTGGAGTGATCCGCTAA
- a CDS encoding Fic family protein: protein MFDLAKLTEFNHALVYGFEPESSPRRLAGSETFEDALFPEAGQHQDMLNAYLYAQDTILPQIKKSGLSHITPEMLIEWVKAIHGFIGKSLMQAYDRKSGEYTDEIIFRWHLGAELGVHFTLYLSDLHECKSPQQLAKFLNRQFEMDYQSALDFIVLLEKIAKDEKYSIHESLKPFIDYSSPGIKGILVQNKLASAYNLNQLSEKEKITVNKIVKICMFPPLIPEAMNRWARETVDQLHACDCRDLKNVSEFLATTFYKLTEVHPFANANGRTATCLINTFLRAFGYPSIVLRHPGERENKDSRYQKAFAEIDSSLLPLIDLIYTRVNEAQEKAFENEKLKKLIVLRVALSDLLQETRSKYAEFNINAFQKQVFSSPETLFAMQMADETEASIFVLSMSINKLSQIAKEFELSKQKKPTLFSTAVFDGSQINAVIKSLEKISGQTGWKHNAKKGLVTWLELPNMEKAKAIASELEALKVAKVTVARRADNKIPVIKCEEIDYQKLVNVSLQKDGKTSAKNTEFVAMF from the coding sequence ATGTTTGATTTAGCAAAACTAACCGAATTTAATCATGCTTTAGTGTATGGATTTGAACCAGAATCAAGCCCAAGACGTTTGGCAGGCTCAGAAACATTTGAAGATGCTCTTTTTCCAGAAGCAGGCCAACATCAAGATATGTTAAATGCCTATCTTTATGCACAAGACACTATTCTTCCTCAAATTAAAAAAAGTGGTTTATCCCATATTACCCCAGAAATGTTGATTGAATGGGTTAAAGCAATACATGGCTTTATCGGAAAATCATTAATGCAAGCTTACGATAGGAAATCTGGCGAATATACTGATGAAATTATTTTCCGATGGCACTTGGGCGCTGAATTGGGAGTCCATTTTACTTTATATTTGTCTGATCTTCATGAGTGCAAATCCCCGCAGCAACTTGCAAAATTTTTAAATAGACAATTTGAGATGGATTATCAATCTGCTTTGGATTTTATTGTTCTATTAGAGAAAATCGCCAAAGATGAAAAATACAGTATTCATGAATCACTAAAACCCTTTATTGATTATTCAAGCCCCGGGATAAAAGGAATTCTAGTACAAAATAAATTGGCAAGTGCATATAATCTCAACCAATTGAGTGAAAAAGAGAAAATCACAGTCAATAAAATTGTAAAAATTTGTATGTTTCCTCCTCTGATTCCTGAAGCAATGAATCGATGGGCGCGAGAAACAGTGGACCAATTACATGCTTGTGATTGCAGAGATTTGAAAAATGTTTCTGAATTCCTGGCAACTACTTTTTATAAACTTACAGAAGTTCATCCTTTTGCCAATGCAAATGGAAGAACGGCAACCTGCCTTATTAATACTTTCCTTCGCGCATTTGGCTATCCTAGCATTGTGCTTCGTCACCCTGGGGAAAGAGAAAATAAGGACAGCCGGTATCAAAAAGCATTCGCTGAAATTGATTCCTCTCTACTTCCTTTAATTGATCTTATTTATACTCGTGTAAACGAAGCTCAAGAAAAAGCTTTTGAAAATGAAAAACTAAAAAAATTGATTGTTTTGCGAGTTGCTTTAAGTGACTTGTTACAAGAAACCAGGTCAAAATATGCTGAGTTTAATATCAATGCATTCCAGAAACAGGTGTTTTCTTCTCCCGAAACCTTGTTTGCAATGCAAATGGCTGACGAGACTGAAGCATCCATTTTTGTCCTGTCAATGAGTATCAATAAATTATCCCAAATAGCAAAAGAATTCGAGCTGTCAAAACAAAAGAAACCAACATTGTTTTCAACAGCCGTGTTCGATGGCTCACAAATAAATGCTGTTATAAAAAGTCTGGAAAAAATATCTGGTCAGACGGGTTGGAAGCACAATGCAAAAAAGGGATTGGTCACTTGGCTGGAACTTCCCAATATGGAAAAAGCTAAAGCAATTGCCTCTGAACTGGAAGCACTTAAAGTGGCAAAAGTCACTGTAGCTCGACGAGCGGACAATAAAATTCCAGTCATCAAATGCGAAGAAATTGATTATCAAAAACTTGTTAATGTTTCTCTCCAGAAAGATGGTAAAACATCAGCAAAGAATACAGAATTTGTTGCGATGTTTTGA
- the lirA gene encoding Dot/Icm T4SS effector LirA, translating into MFFSKNEKNPIKQALQGELLQDEPFIQLCTKIENYLMDTEAVNEQLIELNERLTMRLKEKGLKPGEKGATKQLRTLIQEILTEAGFREGMLQTIGNKPLKKEEFMFLVSSGFMLKDSSLRASSHGELTHAIQWCLIILKQKKDSSFLENIPTSEICDRIYKKLGHQDSSNPNYPFTCWDVLIDKLGEIDSRSPEWLSEHIQNDENQIFPVLREMIKNRTEKGKTEENKEKLQKKLENPPEHYEKHEEIENTLMPKKK; encoded by the coding sequence ATGTTTTTCTCTAAAAATGAAAAAAATCCAATAAAACAAGCACTGCAAGGCGAATTATTACAAGATGAGCCATTTATACAACTATGCACAAAAATAGAAAACTACTTGATGGATACCGAAGCTGTAAATGAGCAACTTATTGAGTTAAATGAGCGACTGACAATGAGGTTAAAGGAAAAAGGACTAAAACCCGGCGAAAAAGGAGCAACAAAGCAGTTAAGAACGCTAATACAGGAAATACTAACCGAGGCAGGCTTTAGAGAGGGAATGTTACAGACAATAGGTAATAAACCATTAAAAAAAGAAGAATTCATGTTTTTAGTATCATCAGGATTTATGTTAAAAGACAGTAGCCTGAGAGCATCATCCCATGGAGAACTGACCCATGCAATTCAATGGTGTTTAATCATATTAAAACAAAAGAAAGACAGCAGTTTTCTTGAAAACATACCTACTAGTGAGATTTGTGACCGAATTTATAAAAAACTAGGGCACCAAGATTCTTCGAATCCTAATTATCCCTTTACCTGTTGGGATGTACTTATCGATAAATTAGGAGAAATAGATTCCAGATCCCCGGAATGGCTTTCCGAACATATTCAAAACGACGAGAATCAAATTTTTCCTGTGTTAAGAGAGATGATAAAAAACAGAACTGAAAAAGGCAAGACAGAAGAAAACAAGGAAAAATTACAAAAAAAACTGGAGAATCCGCCAGAACATTATGAAAAACACGAGGAAATTGAAAATACTCTCATGCCAAAAAAGAAATAA
- a CDS encoding TcdA/TcdB catalytic glycosyltransferase domain-containing protein: MNESEYESDSENEDDSESEYELSKIPSKIHFVWVGGPIRAQYLRTIMDVAAVAIKSDFEVNLWVDNEMNYIKTSTQEGIDIPNLRIRNIHELEERMRNDPFYEGDRYKKFWEYVNRERVGFRNLAAAADFFRFEILRQEGGYYFDTDIVFYLDENSQFVADEVAFGIKAHVDLYTGSWRDPRRGGPTIHHVNTLGDVNNDILAAIPDHEVMEDAILNAMQRHEEYDLSPLPQESLKKRFGRYGNLMDAKRTPYQLEGPMDFRKHQTIAAGPGALQEALRDYMEGVEVEDSNLLMTLKVGNQSSRVANDKDKKPIMGIEVVSKCDKTWLTKTRKAKKRKARQKAFDTDSLAIEPALSKDSGQTASNREAYSDGESEYDGELTEEIEFQGNLRKEQFINKLKDYIITKKEEARQALQVKENAEGHDSEEKTLSKHFKTRHIEITKGFSVEQKIAAVEKLICLLQEKDGAELLNAIDYAALTSSRLGKLVERYDDLMLKEYVVPDEYGEKPY; encoded by the coding sequence ATGAACGAATCTGAATATGAAAGTGATTCTGAGAATGAAGACGATTCTGAAAGTGAATATGAGCTAAGTAAAATACCATCTAAAATACATTTTGTTTGGGTTGGTGGTCCTATTCGAGCCCAATATTTACGTACCATTATGGATGTTGCTGCAGTGGCAATAAAAAGTGATTTTGAGGTTAATTTATGGGTTGATAACGAAATGAATTATATTAAAACATCAACTCAAGAAGGAATAGACATACCTAATTTAAGAATAAGGAATATTCATGAATTGGAAGAAAGGATGAGAAATGATCCTTTTTACGAAGGGGACAGGTACAAAAAATTTTGGGAATATGTCAATAGAGAAAGAGTCGGTTTCAGAAATCTTGCTGCAGCTGCAGATTTTTTTCGTTTTGAAATTTTAAGGCAAGAGGGCGGTTATTACTTTGATACCGATATCGTTTTTTATTTGGATGAAAACTCACAATTTGTAGCAGATGAAGTTGCTTTTGGTATAAAAGCCCACGTAGATTTGTATACAGGATCATGGAGGGATCCACGTCGAGGAGGACCTACTATCCATCATGTCAATACTTTAGGGGATGTCAATAACGATATTCTTGCTGCTATTCCTGATCATGAGGTCATGGAAGATGCAATCTTAAATGCTATGCAACGCCATGAAGAGTATGACTTATCGCCTTTGCCCCAAGAATCTCTTAAAAAAAGATTTGGTCGATACGGCAATCTGATGGATGCTAAACGCACACCTTATCAATTGGAGGGACCAATGGATTTTAGAAAACATCAAACTATTGCAGCTGGTCCCGGTGCCTTACAGGAAGCATTGCGTGATTACATGGAAGGTGTTGAAGTGGAAGATTCGAACTTATTAATGACCTTAAAGGTTGGCAATCAAAGCTCAAGAGTAGCAAATGATAAGGATAAAAAACCGATAATGGGAATCGAAGTGGTCAGTAAGTGTGATAAAACATGGCTCACTAAAACAAGAAAAGCTAAAAAAAGAAAAGCCAGGCAAAAAGCCTTTGATACCGACTCGCTAGCTATAGAGCCAGCACTTTCAAAGGACTCTGGGCAGACAGCAAGTAATAGAGAGGCCTACTCTGATGGAGAAAGCGAGTACGATGGTGAATTAACAGAAGAAATCGAATTCCAAGGCAACTTACGCAAAGAACAATTCATTAATAAATTGAAAGACTACATTATCACAAAAAAAGAAGAAGCAAGGCAGGCTTTGCAAGTGAAAGAGAATGCAGAAGGCCATGATTCTGAAGAAAAAACTCTAAGCAAGCATTTTAAAACTCGCCACATTGAGATAACAAAAGGGTTTTCTGTTGAACAGAAAATTGCTGCTGTTGAGAAGCTTATTTGCTTACTTCAGGAAAAGGATGGAGCAGAGCTGCTTAATGCAATTGATTACGCTGCGCTCACCAGTTCCCGTTTAGGGAAGTTAGTCGAAAGATACGATGATTTGATGCTTAAAGAATATGTTGTGCCTGATGAGTACGGAGAAAAGCCGTACTGA
- a CDS encoding peptidylprolyl isomerase, giving the protein MKKIVCSFIGLLFTVGIMSVHAETAIIKTSEGSITCELFTKEAPNTVANFVGLATGTKEFKDVKTGKMVKRPFYNGLTFHRVIAGFMIQGGDPLGNGTGGPGYTFDNENTNVSFNKPGVLAMANAGPNTNGSQFFITVAPTPELQGSYNVFGQVISGQEVVDKISKIPTDPQDKPITPVVIENIIIQK; this is encoded by the coding sequence ATGAAAAAAATTGTCTGTTCATTCATTGGCTTATTATTCACAGTAGGCATCATGTCAGTACATGCTGAAACTGCGATTATTAAAACTTCGGAAGGCAGTATCACTTGTGAGTTATTTACCAAAGAAGCACCCAATACCGTTGCAAACTTTGTAGGTCTGGCAACAGGAACAAAAGAATTTAAAGATGTAAAAACTGGCAAAATGGTTAAACGTCCTTTTTACAATGGCTTAACTTTTCATCGTGTGATTGCCGGTTTTATGATTCAAGGCGGAGACCCACTTGGAAATGGGACAGGGGGACCAGGATATACGTTTGATAATGAAAACACTAATGTCAGTTTTAACAAACCAGGCGTACTTGCAATGGCCAATGCTGGGCCCAATACGAATGGCAGTCAATTTTTTATTACCGTTGCACCAACACCTGAATTACAAGGCAGCTATAATGTTTTTGGTCAAGTCATTTCAGGGCAAGAGGTTGTTGATAAGATTAGCAAGATACCTACTGATCCACAAGATAAACCCATTACGCCTGTAGTCATTGAAAACATTATCATTCAAAAGTAA